One segment of Spodoptera frugiperda isolate SF20-4 chromosome 5, AGI-APGP_CSIRO_Sfru_2.0, whole genome shotgun sequence DNA contains the following:
- the LOC118271621 gene encoding uncharacterized protein LOC118271621, whose protein sequence is MGGLAILLMIATTIGPSYGEKEIKPIKFEIDVVPGLVNLYSAAKRQLSGKNVMEMISDSHLAQYILRQALSYTFNNQEDEELTRRAQWRSNLLSSLGNGLTNEMDGKSLYSGRMKMLKRLDRHRKEQIIARNNLRISHPYID, encoded by the exons ATGGGAGGTCTCG CTATTTTACTGATGATTGCCACGACTATTGGTCCATCATATGGAGAGAAGGAAATAAAACCGATCAAATTTGAGATAGATGTTGTACCAGGTCTAGTAAACTTATATAGTGCTGCAAAACGTCAACTGTCAGGCAAAAATGTCATGGAAATGATAAGTGACAGCCATTTGGCACAGTATATTCTTCGACAG GCGTTGTCGTATACATTCAACAATCAAGAGGATGAAGAGTTAACTCGACGAGCTCAATGGAGGTCCAATTTGTTGTCCTCACTCGGTAACGGACTGACTAATGAAATGGACGGAAAAAGCCTCTATAGTGGTCGCATGAAGATGCTGAAGAGGCTCGACAGACATAGAAAAGAACAAATCATCGCTCGCAATAATTTACGAATTAGTCACCCGTATATTGACTAA